One stretch of Leptospirillum ferriphilum DNA includes these proteins:
- a CDS encoding hydrogenase 4 subunit F has translation MDLFVALSIPLLSAAVFSFTGDRPWAPAANGFSSFALFLATLVLAAHGVLNPGVRALSGQLFLDPLNLIFLVLTALVSLTTALYSVGYVRFETASGRLGPTALRLYHSLFQMVVFSMVLGLLSNNLGLLWVALETATLSNAFLVSLYKTPRSIEAAWKYFVLLGVGIAQAFFGLILLYFAAERELGPGGKALLWTELAHVQSRLDPTVLSLAFIFFFVGFGTKAGLVPLHGWLPDAHAEGPTPASAILSGLLLNLALYALLRVKVLADAVVPNHLTGHILLAFGFLSVLVAVFSLWKRNDVKRLFSYSSIEHLGIASVGFGLGGPAATLAALLHMTFHSLTKSCVFFLAGTAAQCCRSQKIQDIRGLLALSPFWGWAFVLAGLALLGMPPFGLFASEFLLLRELVRTHPLLAGLFLLSLSVAFAVLLKRILAMVSGDRPAGGTFPVFAKTPVLIHLSLLAILGIGIPSVLWQWYRKTAQYLTGLP, from the coding sequence ATGGACCTTTTCGTCGCCCTTTCGATCCCCCTCCTCTCCGCCGCCGTGTTCTCCTTCACGGGGGATCGGCCCTGGGCCCCCGCGGCCAACGGGTTTTCGTCATTCGCCCTCTTTCTCGCCACATTGGTCCTGGCCGCCCACGGCGTTTTGAACCCCGGGGTGCGGGCCCTCTCCGGACAGCTTTTTCTGGATCCCCTGAACCTCATCTTCCTTGTTCTCACCGCCCTCGTCTCCCTGACGACCGCCCTGTATTCCGTCGGGTACGTGCGGTTCGAAACGGCCTCCGGACGTCTGGGGCCTACCGCCCTGCGCCTCTATCACAGTCTGTTCCAGATGGTCGTGTTTTCCATGGTTCTGGGCCTCCTGTCCAACAATCTGGGTCTCCTGTGGGTCGCCCTGGAAACGGCGACGCTCTCCAACGCGTTTCTGGTCAGCCTGTACAAAACCCCCCGGAGCATCGAAGCCGCCTGGAAATATTTCGTGCTGCTCGGCGTCGGCATCGCCCAGGCGTTCTTCGGACTCATCCTCTTGTACTTTGCCGCGGAACGGGAACTGGGACCGGGGGGCAAGGCGCTTCTCTGGACGGAGCTGGCCCATGTCCAGTCCCGCCTCGACCCGACCGTCCTGTCTCTGGCGTTCATTTTCTTTTTCGTCGGATTCGGAACAAAAGCGGGTCTTGTACCGCTTCACGGCTGGCTTCCCGACGCGCATGCCGAAGGACCGACCCCGGCGTCGGCGATCCTTTCCGGCCTCCTCCTGAACCTGGCCCTGTATGCCCTCCTGCGGGTCAAGGTGCTGGCGGATGCCGTCGTACCGAATCATCTGACCGGGCATATCCTTCTGGCTTTCGGATTTCTTTCCGTTCTGGTCGCCGTGTTTTCTCTCTGGAAGCGAAACGACGTCAAGCGCCTCTTCTCCTACTCGTCGATCGAACATCTGGGAATCGCCTCGGTCGGCTTCGGTCTGGGAGGCCCGGCCGCCACCCTGGCGGCGCTCCTGCACATGACGTTTCACAGCCTGACCAAATCGTGCGTTTTTTTTCTCGCCGGAACGGCCGCCCAGTGTTGCCGGAGCCAGAAAATCCAGGACATCCGGGGACTTCTGGCCCTGTCCCCCTTCTGGGGATGGGCGTTCGTCCTCGCCGGACTGGCCCTCCTGGGGATGCCGCCCTTCGGGTTGTTCGCCAGCGAATTCCTCCTTCTCCGGGAACTCGTCCGGACACACCCCCTTCTGGCAGGTCTTTTTCTTTTGAGCCTGTCGGTGGCATTCGCCGTCCTGTTGAAACGGATCCTGGCCATGGTGTCGGGAGACCGTCCTGCCGGAGGGACGTTTCCCGTGTTTGCGAAAACCCCTGTCCTGATCCATCTGTCCCTGCTGGCCATTCTGGGCATCGGCATCCCGTCCGTTCTCTGGCAGTGGTACCGGAAAACCGCGCAATATCTGACGGGGCTTCCGTGA
- a CDS encoding NADH-quinone oxidoreductase subunit C: MTDASDSPDLPAVRLVTAGSGREFLSGAEGLGSRGGRFVSLWGTDHPEGFVYAALAGPDGLFVLRSPVSKESGTFPSLTALFPLASRPERAVRDVYGWIPEGLSDTRPWIRQDDHGGHGSGKERSPEGGRDYPFVRVDGEGVHEIPVGPVHAGIIEPGHFRFQVVGEKVLRMEERLGYTHKGIRGLLAHRPVGDVTRLSSRISGDSAVAFQWAWAQAVECATQTSPPERAVWLRAILLERERIANHLGDLGALGNDAGFAFGLVQFGRLKEDLLRTNGQIFGHRYLMDTICPGGVAVDPGDGALSRLRSELPRLQEEIHVLKTIYDEHGGLQDRFAGTGVLDPLLAGAWGLGGVVGRASGQLLDLRHDHPVRPYDIERVPVALAKRGDVGARVQVRFQEIRHSLAFLESVLASFPPGPARRGLVCRSPKAEGFGWIEGFRGEVLAWVRLDRDGNVEDAHFHDPSWLLWPALERAVPGNLVADFPLINKSFNLSYSGHDL, from the coding sequence ATGACAGACGCAAGCGACTCTCCCGATCTTCCGGCCGTTCGCCTGGTCACGGCCGGGTCCGGAAGGGAGTTCCTGTCCGGGGCGGAAGGTCTGGGAAGCCGCGGGGGGCGTTTTGTCTCCCTGTGGGGAACGGACCATCCGGAAGGTTTCGTTTACGCGGCCCTGGCCGGCCCGGACGGGCTTTTCGTGCTCCGGAGCCCGGTGTCGAAGGAGAGCGGGACCTTTCCCTCGCTCACGGCTCTGTTTCCTCTGGCCTCGCGCCCGGAACGGGCCGTCCGGGACGTTTACGGATGGATTCCCGAAGGGCTGTCCGACACCCGGCCCTGGATCCGCCAGGACGATCATGGCGGCCACGGCTCCGGAAAAGAGAGGTCCCCGGAGGGAGGTCGGGACTATCCGTTTGTCCGGGTCGACGGCGAAGGCGTGCACGAAATTCCCGTGGGACCCGTCCACGCCGGCATCATCGAACCGGGACACTTCCGTTTTCAGGTCGTCGGAGAAAAGGTCCTCCGGATGGAGGAGCGACTGGGGTATACCCACAAGGGGATCCGGGGACTTCTGGCCCATCGTCCGGTCGGGGACGTCACCCGGCTGTCGTCCCGGATTTCGGGGGATTCCGCGGTAGCCTTCCAGTGGGCCTGGGCCCAGGCCGTGGAATGCGCCACACAGACCTCTCCGCCCGAACGGGCCGTCTGGCTCCGGGCGATCCTGCTCGAGCGGGAGCGGATCGCCAACCATCTGGGAGACCTGGGGGCCCTGGGAAACGACGCGGGGTTCGCCTTCGGGCTGGTCCAGTTCGGTCGGCTGAAGGAAGACCTCCTCCGGACGAACGGTCAGATCTTCGGTCATCGGTATCTGATGGACACGATCTGCCCGGGCGGGGTCGCCGTCGACCCGGGAGACGGGGCCCTGTCCCGCCTCCGCTCGGAACTTCCCCGTTTACAGGAGGAGATTCACGTCCTCAAGACCATCTACGACGAACACGGCGGGCTCCAGGATCGCTTTGCCGGAACGGGCGTTCTCGATCCCCTGCTGGCCGGCGCCTGGGGTCTGGGAGGCGTCGTCGGGCGGGCCAGCGGCCAGCTGCTGGACTTGCGCCACGACCATCCGGTCCGTCCCTACGATATCGAGCGCGTTCCGGTGGCCCTGGCGAAACGCGGAGACGTGGGAGCGCGGGTCCAGGTGCGGTTCCAGGAGATCCGCCACTCCCTCGCGTTTCTGGAGTCGGTCCTGGCTTCTTTTCCTCCGGGCCCCGCCCGGAGGGGTCTCGTCTGCCGGTCACCAAAGGCCGAAGGATTCGGCTGGATCGAAGGGTTCCGAGGGGAGGTTCTCGCCTGGGTCCGGCTGGACCGGGACGGGAACGTGGAGGACGCCCATTTTCACGATCCCTCCTGGCTGTTGTGGCCGGCTCTCGAACGAGCGGTGCCCGGCAACCTCGTGGCCGACTTCCCCCTGATCAACAAATCCTTCAACCTGAGCTACAGCGGTCATGACCTCTGA
- a CDS encoding NADH-quinone oxidoreductase subunit B family protein — MYRILLRILKTGLLTEARPPLPPDASAPFLPVGGSLSIRHVDAGSCNACELELHAMNGSYYAPERDGIRFVASPRHADLLLVTGPVSCQMEQPLLDTHEAMASPKTVLAVGDCACQGGVFRGSPAVRNGVDGLFPEARKVPGCPPSPSDILRALRGLSRPGPGKPPSRA, encoded by the coding sequence ATGTACAGAATCCTTCTCCGGATCCTGAAGACCGGGCTGTTGACCGAAGCACGCCCTCCGCTCCCCCCGGACGCGTCCGCTCCCTTTCTTCCGGTCGGGGGCAGCCTTTCAATCCGTCACGTCGATGCCGGTTCCTGCAACGCCTGCGAGCTCGAGCTCCACGCGATGAACGGATCCTATTACGCTCCGGAACGGGACGGGATCCGGTTCGTGGCTTCTCCGAGACACGCGGACCTTCTCCTCGTGACCGGCCCCGTCAGTTGCCAGATGGAACAGCCCCTTCTGGATACCCACGAAGCCATGGCGTCCCCGAAAACGGTCCTCGCCGTGGGCGACTGTGCCTGCCAGGGCGGGGTGTTCCGGGGAAGCCCGGCGGTCCGGAACGGTGTCGACGGTCTTTTTCCTGAAGCCCGGAAGGTCCCCGGCTGTCCCCCTTCCCCCTCCGACATCCTCCGGGCTCTCCGGGGGCTGTCCCGTCCCGGTCCCGGAAAACCCCCTTCCCGCGCCTGA
- a CDS encoding Crp/Fnr family transcriptional regulator: MPFSRREDSPSEKTILELLSRSTPDTVRDLPRKDDVLYFQGDEALFLYAVSSGEVLTLLESPYGDPVLWEVLDRYDAVGGFAILLGCPYPATCRALTPARVFGYSRQKVWDLLRNDPGLFESLAKGIGDRLQSFLSRLVYSQQNLEDRLLLGLLYLYRKKIRSAPDRSSPVVLEITRSFLARLSFTTVESTIRVTKKWESEGWLDFPERGLIRLLDIRHFLVKTAHLSMHESPQNPRGREKWDARLNPV; the protein is encoded by the coding sequence ATGCCTTTTTCCCGAAGGGAAGACTCTCCCTCCGAAAAAACCATTCTGGAACTCTTGTCCCGGTCGACCCCGGATACGGTCAGGGATCTCCCGCGAAAAGATGACGTCCTGTATTTTCAGGGGGATGAAGCGCTGTTTCTGTATGCGGTATCTTCCGGAGAGGTTCTGACCCTTCTGGAAAGCCCCTACGGGGATCCGGTGCTCTGGGAAGTTCTCGACCGCTACGATGCCGTCGGGGGATTTGCGATCCTTCTGGGATGCCCATATCCGGCCACCTGTCGGGCGCTGACCCCCGCCCGGGTCTTCGGCTATTCCCGCCAGAAAGTGTGGGACCTGCTCCGAAACGACCCCGGACTCTTCGAATCCCTGGCCAAAGGCATCGGCGACCGCCTCCAGTCTTTTCTTTCCCGGCTGGTCTATTCCCAACAAAATTTGGAAGACCGTCTGCTTCTCGGGCTCTTGTACCTCTATCGGAAGAAAATCCGCTCCGCTCCGGACAGATCCTCTCCGGTCGTCCTGGAAATCACGCGCTCCTTTCTGGCCAGGCTGTCTTTCACGACGGTGGAAAGCACGATCCGGGTCACGAAGAAGTGGGAGTCGGAAGGATGGCTCGACTTCCCGGAGCGCGGCCTGATCCGGCTTCTGGATATCCGGCATTTCCTCGTCAAGACCGCCCACCTGTCCATGCACGAATCCCCGCAGAACCCCCGGGGGAGAGAAAAATGGGACGCCAGGCTCAACCCGGTGTAA
- a CDS encoding DUF1778 domain-containing protein: protein MPRSAVDGNRRMQLRIQPEQKATLMQVAAFFNTARTDFIFQIAMRETKTVIGESERMRLSEKDSLLVLDLLENPPAPGARLCRAIAAMPESG from the coding sequence ATGCCCAGAAGTGCCGTTGATGGCAACAGGCGGATGCAGCTTCGAATCCAGCCGGAGCAAAAGGCGACGCTCATGCAGGTGGCCGCGTTTTTTAACACAGCACGAACGGATTTTATCTTTCAGATCGCCATGCGCGAGACGAAAACAGTGATCGGGGAATCAGAGCGGATGAGGCTGTCGGAAAAAGACAGTCTGCTGGTGCTGGACCTGCTGGAAAATCCGCCTGCGCCAGGTGCCAGGCTGTGCAGGGCCATTGCCGCAATGCCAGAATCTGGATGA
- a CDS encoding type II toxin-antitoxin system Phd/YefM family antitoxin: protein METINVTELRQHLPAYLKRVASGEEIGITSHGKIIARLLPEEDPSEKARKWLESLRGKVILGDVVRPVAGSEEWRADEDHL, encoded by the coding sequence ATGGAGACCATCAATGTCACCGAATTGCGGCAGCACCTCCCGGCTTACCTGAAACGGGTTGCCTCGGGGGAAGAGATTGGAATCACCTCCCATGGAAAGATCATTGCCCGCCTGCTTCCGGAGGAAGACCCCTCCGAAAAAGCCAGAAAATGGCTTGAAAGTTTGCGGGGAAAAGTCATTTTGGGCGATGTCGTCCGTCCAGTTGCCGGGAGCGAGGAATGGCGCGCCGATGAAGATCATCTGTGA
- a CDS encoding type II toxin-antitoxin system VapC family toxin — protein sequence MKIICDTHVLLFWANDPGRLTLPARKALKNNMDKGTLGCADITLWEIALLYERGRFTLPLDVTLESYMHGIINALRLRVLSITPEIAALSRSELFHHQDPADRLIAATAIVHQAPLISADKTLATLSPLQILW from the coding sequence ATGAAGATCATCTGTGATACCCATGTCCTGCTTTTCTGGGCCAATGACCCCGGCCGGCTCACATTGCCTGCCCGGAAGGCATTGAAAAACAACATGGATAAAGGAACACTGGGATGTGCGGATATCACGTTGTGGGAAATCGCGTTACTCTATGAACGCGGAAGATTCACCCTCCCTTTGGACGTCACCCTGGAATCCTACATGCATGGGATCATCAACGCCCTTCGACTCCGTGTCCTTTCCATCACACCGGAGATCGCGGCGCTCTCCCGTTCGGAACTCTTCCACCATCAAGACCCCGCTGACCGGCTGATCGCCGCCACCGCCATTGTCCACCAGGCCCCGTTGATTTCTGCGGACAAGACACTGGCAACCCTGTCGCCGCTTCAAATCCTCTGGTAA
- a CDS encoding Uma2 family endonuclease, with the protein MTTVRPKEWTYEEFMALPEGGPLRYEVIDGGLTMPPAPNTRHQKISGNLFAAIHSLSRQQSSG; encoded by the coding sequence ATGACGACCGTCAGACCCAAAGAATGGACCTACGAAGAATTCATGGCGCTTCCGGAAGGGGGACCCCTCCGCTACGAAGTCATCGATGGAGGGTTGACCATGCCCCCCGCACCAAACACCCGGCATCAGAAAATTTCCGGAAATCTTTTTGCTGCAATCCATAGTCTTTCTCGCCAACAATCCTCTGGGTGA
- a CDS encoding Uma2 family endonuclease: MLQSIVFLANNPLGEVFFAPTDVILSHDPLRAVEPDLVFVSKDRLSLIGEKNIEGAPDLLVEILSEGTEKRDRREKFALYERSGVPEYWIVDPDTDTVQVFRLSGNTYQSPAEFRRQDVLVSPNARIIAPFGVSPHKSARGSPDHLSCIASKPIKTGKGRGVWFP, translated from the coding sequence TTGCTGCAATCCATAGTCTTTCTCGCCAACAATCCTCTGGGTGAGGTCTTTTTTGCACCCACCGATGTCATTCTCTCCCACGATCCGCTCCGGGCGGTGGAACCGGACCTGGTGTTCGTCTCGAAAGATCGCCTGTCCCTCATCGGAGAAAAGAACATCGAGGGCGCGCCGGACCTTTTGGTGGAGATTCTTTCCGAAGGGACGGAAAAACGGGACCGCCGGGAAAAATTCGCGCTCTACGAACGCTCCGGCGTCCCCGAATACTGGATCGTCGATCCGGACACGGACACCGTCCAGGTCTTTCGGCTGTCCGGCAACACATACCAGTCTCCCGCCGAATTCCGGCGACAGGACGTTCTTGTTTCTCCCAATGCGAGGATCATCGCCCCGTTCGGGGTATCGCCTCATAAGTCTGCGCGAGGATCTCCCGACCATCTGTCGTGTATTGCCTCAAAGCCAATTAAAACGGGCAAGGGAAGAGGTGTCTGGTTCCCTTGA
- a CDS encoding FitA-like ribbon-helix-helix domain-containing protein: MATVTVRNLPDEVHRALRVRASMHGHSTEAEIRSILEATVRPPERLRLGTALTELGRRVGLLEEDFAVFEEVRDKMPAEPVKFE; the protein is encoded by the coding sequence ATGGCGACAGTCACCGTTCGAAATCTGCCGGACGAGGTGCACCGTGCTCTTCGGGTGCGAGCGTCGATGCATGGTCACAGTACCGAGGCGGAAATCCGTTCCATTCTTGAAGCGACTGTCCGGCCACCGGAGCGTCTCCGTTTAGGGACAGCCTTGACGGAGCTGGGTCGTCGCGTTGGACTTTTGGAGGAGGATTTCGCCGTTTTTGAAGAGGTCCGTGACAAGATGCCGGCTGAGCCCGTGAAATTTGAATGA
- a CDS encoding type II toxin-antitoxin system VapC family toxin has product MIVLDTNVVSEAMKPEPQPSVQAWLDRQTAETLYLSSVTIAELLFGIRSLPAGRRRKILDATLEGLLALFGERVLPFDTDAARHFGELAVTARSAGKGFPTPDDYIAAIAASRGFIVATRDVSSFQAAGLKVINPWEAET; this is encoded by the coding sequence ATGATCGTTCTGGATACCAACGTCGTCTCCGAGGCGATGAAGCCGGAGCCGCAACCGTCCGTACAGGCTTGGCTGGACAGGCAAACAGCGGAAACCCTTTACCTGTCGAGCGTAACCATTGCCGAATTGCTGTTCGGCATCCGTTCTCTGCCAGCAGGGCGGCGCAGGAAGATCCTGGATGCGACGTTGGAAGGCTTGCTGGCATTGTTCGGAGAGCGCGTCTTGCCATTCGACACAGACGCCGCCCGACACTTCGGTGAGCTGGCTGTGACGGCAAGGTCTGCCGGGAAAGGTTTTCCGACACCGGACGACTATATCGCAGCGATTGCGGCTTCTCGGGGCTTCATTGTCGCCACGCGCGATGTCTCCTCATTCCAGGCAGCAGGCCTGAAAGTCATCAATCCCTGGGAGGCGGAAACATAA
- a CDS encoding XRE family transcriptional regulator: MESNYLRISSRSSQREAAKKPGIPQPRLNDRLQGKLQTFSLVARVKMISKVGIHVDVHVIVA; the protein is encoded by the coding sequence ATGGAATCCAATTATTTACGGATAAGTTCTAGGTCGAGCCAAAGGGAAGCGGCGAAAAAGCCGGGAATCCCCCAACCTCGTCTGAACGATCGGCTTCAGGGAAAACTTCAGACGTTCAGTCTCGTTGCACGGGTGAAGATGATTTCGAAGGTTGGAATCCATGTGGATGTGCATGTCATCGTTGCCTGA
- a CDS encoding Uma2 family endonuclease: MTTVRPKEWTYEEFMALPEGGPLHYEIIDGELTMTPAPNTRHQEISGNLFRIISTFLHGNPGSGKVFSAPTDVILSHDPLRAVEPDLVFVSKDRLSLIGEKNIEGAPDLLVEILSEGTEKRDRREKFALYERSGVPEYWIVDPDTNTVQVFRLSGNTYQSPAEFRRQDVLASPLLPGLSIPLSEVFPS, encoded by the coding sequence ATGACGACCGTCAGACCCAAAGAATGGACCTACGAAGAATTCATGGCGCTTCCGGAAGGGGGACCCCTCCACTACGAAATCATCGATGGAGAGTTGACCATGACCCCCGCACCAAACACCCGGCATCAGGAAATATCAGGGAATCTCTTCCGGATCATCAGCACCTTTTTGCATGGGAATCCCGGAAGTGGAAAAGTGTTTTCCGCCCCCACCGATGTCATTCTCTCCCACGATCCGCTCCGGGCGGTGGAACCGGACCTGGTGTTCGTCTCGAAAGATCGCCTGTCCCTCATCGGAGAAAAGAACATCGAGGGCGCGCCGGACCTTTTGGTGGAGATTCTTTCCGAAGGGACGGAAAAACGGGACCGCCGGGAAAAATTCGCGCTCTACGAACGCTCCGGCGTCCCCGAGTACTGGATCGTCGACCCGGACACGAACACTGTTCAGGTCTTTCGGCTGTCCGGCAACACATACCAGTCTCCCGCCGAATTCCGGCGACAGGACGTTCTTGCCTCTCCCCTCCTCCCCGGCCTGTCGATCCCCCTGTCCGAGGTTTTTCCGTCCTGA
- a CDS encoding HD-GYP domain-containing protein, translating to MHSSPKLSFEELTLRNFSPRTFASVTHHLYQTTLSLIDEFMTMLDHWTFERRSHSYRVARLALAIGKEMDLPPRELFVLGVGSLLHDIGKMRIPREILVKPGKLTEEEWSVMRQHPDLGADILKRFPSLAFARDIVLQHQERWDGNGYPQKLKGEEIVLGARIFAVADSFDAMTNQRSYNQIVSGPEAIREIGGQSGILYDPHVVRHFLKMGDPLVWEHRFRGEEENFLPEIFSPEGFVSLFSEPVREEGPPAF from the coding sequence ATGCACAGCTCCCCGAAGCTTTCCTTTGAAGAACTGACTCTCCGGAATTTTTCTCCCCGCACCTTCGCTTCCGTCACTCACCATCTCTATCAGACAACGCTTTCCCTGATCGACGAGTTCATGACCATGCTTGATCACTGGACGTTCGAGCGCCGGTCCCACTCCTACCGGGTGGCGCGTCTTGCGCTTGCGATCGGCAAAGAGATGGACCTTCCTCCACGGGAACTGTTTGTTCTGGGTGTCGGCTCCCTTCTGCACGATATCGGCAAGATGCGGATCCCCCGGGAGATCCTGGTGAAACCCGGAAAACTGACGGAAGAGGAATGGTCGGTCATGCGACAACATCCGGATCTGGGGGCCGACATCCTGAAGCGTTTTCCGTCTCTCGCCTTTGCCCGGGACATCGTTCTTCAGCACCAGGAGCGCTGGGACGGGAACGGCTATCCGCAGAAACTGAAAGGGGAAGAAATCGTCCTGGGGGCCCGGATCTTTGCCGTGGCGGACAGCTTCGACGCCATGACGAACCAGCGTTCCTACAACCAGATTGTCAGCGGTCCCGAAGCGATCCGGGAAATCGGGGGACAGTCGGGCATCCTCTACGATCCACATGTCGTCCGGCATTTTCTCAAGATGGGAGACCCCCTGGTGTGGGAGCATCGCTTCCGCGGGGAAGAGGAAAACTTTCTTCCGGAAATCTTCTCCCCGGAAGGGTTCGTGAGCCTGTTTTCCGAACCGGTTCGGGAGGAGGGCCCGCCCGCGTTTTAA